A region of Diospyros lotus cultivar Yz01 chromosome 3, ASM1463336v1, whole genome shotgun sequence DNA encodes the following proteins:
- the LOC127798362 gene encoding uncharacterized protein LOC127798362 isoform X2, whose translation MGMTFRSGAFRKPNHRGRFIIAATMGMVFGYFIGICFPLVSLSEINWPSSLVKNLNVPFIYRHRHKSRHIPEMRVSTDPEPPKIYVTTNPPGAESLPPEIIVSESDFYLRRLWGEPSEDLKKKPKYLVTFIVGLDQMNNIDASVKKFSEDFQIMLFHYDGWTSEWDQFEWSKKAVHVSVRKQGKWWYAKRFLHPDIVAVYDYIFIWDEDLGVEHFNGDKYMKLVKKYGLEISQPGIEPNDRLQWQLTERRGDREVHKSTEEKSSWCSSPNSPPCAAFVEIMAPVFSRKAWRCVWHMIQNDLVHGWGLDFALRRCVEHPHEKIGVVDSQWLIHQLIPSLAKQVKPEKDKAPWQVVRRRERNEWAEFQERLANADKAYFAHIA comes from the exons ATGGGGATGACATTCCGCAG TGGAGCCTTTAGAAAACCAAATCACAGGGGCAGATTTATAATTGCAGCCACAATGGGGATGGTCTTTGGATATTTTATTGGAATTTGTTTTCCCCTGGTTTCTCTGTCTGAG ATTAACTGGCCTTCAAGTCTTGTGAAAAATCTCAATGTACCCTTCATCTATCGTCATAGACATAAAAGCCGCCACATACCTGAAATGCGTGTTTCAACTGATCCTGAACCACCTAAG ATATATGTTACAACAAATCCTCCTGGTGCGGAGTCACTACCGCCAGAAATTATAGTATCAGAGTCAGATTTTTATCTGCGACGATTATGGGGTGAACCCAGCGAG GATTTGAAAAAGAAGCCAAAATACTTGGTAACATTCATAGTTGGTTTGGATCAGATGAATAACATTGATGCATCAGTGAAAAAG ttttctgAGGATTTCCAAATAATGCTTTTTCATTATGATGGCTGGACAAGTGAGTGGGATCAATTTGAGTGGTCAAAGAAGGCAGTTCATGTCAGCGTAAGGAAACAGGGAAAATG gtGGTATGCAAAGAGGTTTTTGCATCCTGATATTGTGGCAGTTTATGACTACATTTTCATCTGGGATGAAGATCTTGGTGTTGAACACTTCAATGGTGATAA GTATATGAAACTGGTTAAGAAATATGGTTTGGAGATTTCTCAACCGGGTATCGAGCCCAATGACAGACTACAATGGCAGTTGACAGAAAGGAGAGGTGACAGAGAAGTTCACAA GAGTACAGAAGAGAAATCAAGCTGGTGCAGTAGCCCAAATTCACCTCCTTGTGCTGC ATTTGTGGAGATAATGGCTCCTGTTTTTTCTCGGAAGGCATGGCGTTGTGTTTGGCACATGATTCAG AATGATTTGGTGCATGGCTGGGGATTGGACTTTGCCCTTAGGAGATGTGTGGAG CATCCACATGAAAAAATTGGTGTAGTTGATTCACAGTGGCTCATTCATCAATTGATTCCATCATTGGCAAAACAG GTCAAGCCTGAGAAGGATAAAGCTCCATGGCAAGTG GTGCGGCGAAGGGAGAGAAATGAGTGGGCTGAGTTCCAGGAACGGCTTGCCAATGCGGACAAGGCATATTTTGCGCATATCGCCTAG
- the LOC127798362 gene encoding uncharacterized protein LOC127798362 isoform X1: MGMTFRSGAFRKPNHRGRFIIAATMGMVFGYFIGICFPLVSLSEINWPSSLVKNLNVPFIYRHRHKSRHIPEMRVSTDPEPPKIYVTTNPPGAESLPPEIIVSESDFYLRRLWGEPSEDLKKKPKYLVTFIVGLDQMNNIDASVKKFSEDFQIMLFHYDGWTSEWDQFEWSKKAVHVSVRKQGKWWYAKRFLHPDIVAVYDYIFIWDEDLGVEHFNGDKYMKLVKKYGLEISQPGIEPNDRLQWQLTERRGDREVHKCVWMDMHPTGIRSTEEKSSWCSSPNSPPCAAFVEIMAPVFSRKAWRCVWHMIQNDLVHGWGLDFALRRCVEHPHEKIGVVDSQWLIHQLIPSLAKQVKPEKDKAPWQVVRRRERNEWAEFQERLANADKAYFAHIA; encoded by the exons ATGGGGATGACATTCCGCAG TGGAGCCTTTAGAAAACCAAATCACAGGGGCAGATTTATAATTGCAGCCACAATGGGGATGGTCTTTGGATATTTTATTGGAATTTGTTTTCCCCTGGTTTCTCTGTCTGAG ATTAACTGGCCTTCAAGTCTTGTGAAAAATCTCAATGTACCCTTCATCTATCGTCATAGACATAAAAGCCGCCACATACCTGAAATGCGTGTTTCAACTGATCCTGAACCACCTAAG ATATATGTTACAACAAATCCTCCTGGTGCGGAGTCACTACCGCCAGAAATTATAGTATCAGAGTCAGATTTTTATCTGCGACGATTATGGGGTGAACCCAGCGAG GATTTGAAAAAGAAGCCAAAATACTTGGTAACATTCATAGTTGGTTTGGATCAGATGAATAACATTGATGCATCAGTGAAAAAG ttttctgAGGATTTCCAAATAATGCTTTTTCATTATGATGGCTGGACAAGTGAGTGGGATCAATTTGAGTGGTCAAAGAAGGCAGTTCATGTCAGCGTAAGGAAACAGGGAAAATG gtGGTATGCAAAGAGGTTTTTGCATCCTGATATTGTGGCAGTTTATGACTACATTTTCATCTGGGATGAAGATCTTGGTGTTGAACACTTCAATGGTGATAA GTATATGAAACTGGTTAAGAAATATGGTTTGGAGATTTCTCAACCGGGTATCGAGCCCAATGACAGACTACAATGGCAGTTGACAGAAAGGAGAGGTGACAGAGAAGTTCACAA ATGTGTTTGGATGGATATGCATCCTACAGGCATAAG GAGTACAGAAGAGAAATCAAGCTGGTGCAGTAGCCCAAATTCACCTCCTTGTGCTGC ATTTGTGGAGATAATGGCTCCTGTTTTTTCTCGGAAGGCATGGCGTTGTGTTTGGCACATGATTCAG AATGATTTGGTGCATGGCTGGGGATTGGACTTTGCCCTTAGGAGATGTGTGGAG CATCCACATGAAAAAATTGGTGTAGTTGATTCACAGTGGCTCATTCATCAATTGATTCCATCATTGGCAAAACAG GTCAAGCCTGAGAAGGATAAAGCTCCATGGCAAGTG GTGCGGCGAAGGGAGAGAAATGAGTGGGCTGAGTTCCAGGAACGGCTTGCCAATGCGGACAAGGCATATTTTGCGCATATCGCCTAG
- the LOC127797711 gene encoding probable protein phosphatase 2C 78 isoform X2, which produces MLESCYRPLERCFGCDGGGGRGGRLLWDMGLKPHASGDYSIAVVQANSALEDQGQVFKSPSATFVGVYDGHGSPEIDLRF; this is translated from the exons atgTTGGAGTCCTGTTACAGGCCACTGGAGCGGTGCTTCGGTTGTGATGGCGGCGGCGGCAGAGGCGGCAGGCTTCTGTGGGACATGGGCTTGAAGCCCCACGCTTCCGGAGACTACTCGATTGCGGTGGTTCAAGCGAATTCTGCGTTGGAAGACCAAGGCCAGGTTTTTAAGTCGCCTTCCGCCACCTTCGTTGGCGTCTACGACGGCCACGGAAGCCCCGAA ATTGACCTGAGGTTCTAG
- the LOC127797711 gene encoding probable protein phosphatase 2C 78 isoform X1, with protein sequence MLESCYRPLERCFGCDGGGGRGGRLLWDMGLKPHASGDYSIAVVQANSALEDQGQVFKSPSATFVGVYDGHGSPEVSRFITHHLFPVVHN encoded by the exons atgTTGGAGTCCTGTTACAGGCCACTGGAGCGGTGCTTCGGTTGTGATGGCGGCGGCGGCAGAGGCGGCAGGCTTCTGTGGGACATGGGCTTGAAGCCCCACGCTTCCGGAGACTACTCGATTGCGGTGGTTCAAGCGAATTCTGCGTTGGAAGACCAAGGCCAGGTTTTTAAGTCGCCTTCCGCCACCTTCGTTGGCGTCTACGACGGCCACGGAAGCCCCGAAGTCTCTCGCTTCATCACCCATCACCTCTTTCCTGTCGTCCACA ATTGA